One genomic segment of Primulina tabacum isolate GXHZ01 chromosome 9, ASM2559414v2, whole genome shotgun sequence includes these proteins:
- the LOC142556663 gene encoding lignin-forming anionic peroxidase-like, with the protein MGSFSSSLGNLFPLVFLLVLLSGMSCEAQLSTSFYNKTCPGALTEIRNAVRRAVSAERRMAASLIRLHFHDCFVQGCDGSILLDESPSIRSEKTAIPNNNSARGYNVIEDAKRTLERICPSVVSCADILTVAARDASVAVGGPTWEVKLGRKDSTTANRDRANSDLPSPFADANTLIAAFDVKGLNTRDMIALSGSHTLGQAQCFLFRSRIYSNGTDIDPGFASTRRRKCLQTGGDTTLAPLDLVTPNSFDNNYYKNLVQRKGLLISDQVLFTSPSTNSIVIEYSKSPAAFAADFASAMKKMSEIEPLLAPNGIVRKTCGAIN; encoded by the exons ATGGGTAGCTTTTCGAGTTCACTCGGCAACCTTTTTCCCCTTGTATTCCTCTTGGTTTTACTCTCTGGCATGTCATGTGAAGCACAGCTATCTACATCTTTTTATAACAAAACATGCCCAGGTGCACTAACTGAGATTCGCAATGCTGTCCGACGGGCAGTATCAGCAGAGCGTCGCATGGCGGCCTCGCTGATTCGGCTCCATTTCCACGATTGTTTTGTTCAGGGATGCGATGGCTCGATCCTTCTCGACGAGTCGCCCTCCATTAGAAGCGAAAAAACAGCGATTCCCAATAACAATTCTGCGAGAGGATACAACGTCATAGAGGATGCCAAGCGCACGCTGGAGCGTATATGTCCTTCTGTAGTTTCATGCGCGGATATACTCACCGTAGCAGCACGTGATGCCTCAGTTGCT GTTGGTGGTCCAACGTGGGAAGTGAAGCTCGGAAGAAAGGACTCCACCACCGCAAACCGTGATCGAGCAAACAGTGATCTTCCCAGTCCTTTTGCTGATGCCAACACCCTTATTGCCGCCTTTGACGTTAAGGGACTTAACACAAGAGACATGATTGCCCTATCAG GATCACATACACTCGGCCAAGCCCAATGCTTTTTGTTTCGGTCAAGAATATACAGCAATGGAACAGATATCGATCCTGGCTTTGCTAGCACCCGAAGACGCAAATGCCTTCAAACAGGTGGAGACACCACTTTGGCACCACTTGATTTGGTGACACCAAATTCATTCGATAACAACTACTACAAGAATTTGGTCCAGAGAAAGGGACTTCTCATATCCGACCAGGTTCTATTCACTTCTCCATCTACAAACAGCATCGTCATTGAGTACAGCAAGAGTCCAGCAGCTTTCGCTGCCGATTTCGCCTCTGCCATGAAAAAAATGAGTGAGATTGAGCCATTACTTGCGCCAAATGGGATCGTAAGAAAAACTTGTGGCGCTATTAATTAG